One region of Lampris incognitus isolate fLamInc1 chromosome 4, fLamInc1.hap2, whole genome shotgun sequence genomic DNA includes:
- the polr2l gene encoding DNA-directed RNA polymerases I, II, and III subunit RPABC5 — translation MIIPIRCFTCGKIVGNKWEAYLGLLQAEYTEGDALDALGLKRYCCRRMLLAHVDLIEKLLNYAPLEK, via the exons ATGATTATTCCAATCCGATGCTTCACCTGTGGGAAGATTGTTGGGAATAAGTGGGAGGCGTACCTCGGCCTGCTTCAAGCTGAGTATACAGAAGG TGATGCCCTTGATGCCCTGGGCCTGAAGAGATACTGCTGTCGGAGGATGCTCCTTGCTCATGTAGATCTTATTGAGAAGCTGTTGAACTATGCTCCCCTGGAGAAGTGA
- the LOC130111359 gene encoding cleavage and polyadenylation specificity factor subunit 7-like isoform X2 — translation MAATAEATTSSMSKRALTVLCGDKELSSEMKEVHSKVEKPAYKEALARVESHASTVNIYSGRSFKKFSLYIGNFTWWTSDRDLVDLASTLGVNDIHDIKFAENGVNGQSRGYAKVVVSTEESLKILLRDIPTCRLNGENLKCCDSHGDLGAFQAMAEKRIPLRANSKGSIEFDVGNGVPTSTPQQPGPPIIPPCLPPPPLANKFPSPYTPFYNHPPPPLPYIMPNAPPSFPPYPLPVHMDHVTSQPPPNLHINPGFFNPAHDSHNRKEYSQQKHMDQPSNPALEELINKNRAITSKAITKAVSGATSGDLRLAIETLLTAITGIKQSTVYEDQRCQALVTSLKDCLVSIQANFGVRNSRRSQNRERDWDRDREREESHEWEAAGMSRRYRERSWSGERGGMRERDKHRDHRDRYR, via the exons ATGGCTGCCACGGCAGAAGCCACCACCAGTAGCATGTCGAAGAGGGCTCTGACGGTGCTGTGCGGCGACAAAGAGCTCAGCAGCGAG ATGAAGGAGGTGCATTCAAAAGTCGAGAAACCGGCTTATAAGGAAGCCCTAGCCAGAGTGGAGAGCCATGCGTCAACAGTGAACATCTACAGTGGAAGAAGCTTTAAGAAATTTTCTTTATATATTGGCAATTTCACCTGG TGGACATCTGACAGAGACCTCGTTGACTTGGCCTCTACACTGGGAGTGAACGACATTCATGACATCAAATTTGCAGAAAATGGTGTCAATGGCCAGTCAAGAGG CTATGCAAAAGTGGTGGTGTCCACAGAAGAGTCACTGAAGATATTGTTGCGTGATATACCAACTTGTCGACTAAATGGGGAAAACCTCAAGTGCTGTGACAGTCATGGAGACCTTGGTGCATTTCAGGCGATGGCAGAAAAAC GTATTCCCCTGCGGGCTAATTCAAAAGGTTCCATAGAATTTGACGTTGGGAACGGGGTCCCCACATCAACACCTCAGCAGCCCGGCCCTCCGATCATACCCCCTTGCTTGCCCCCTCCCCCTCTGGCGAATAAATTCCCTTCACCATACACCCCTTTCTATAACCATCCCCCTCCTCCTTTGCCATATATTATGCCAAATGCACCTCCATCATTCCCACCCTACCCGTTACCCGTTCATATGGACCATGTCACCAGCCAGCCACCCCCAAATCTTCATATTAATCCAGGATTCTTCAATCCAGCTCATGATAGCCACAACAGAAAGGAATATAGCCAGCAAAA ACACATGGATCAACCTTCAAATCCAGCTCTTGAGGAGCTAATTAACAAAAACAGAGCGATTACCAGCAAGGCCATCACAAAGGCTGTGTCAGGAGCAACGTCTG GAGACTTGCGACTGGCCATAGAGACTCTTTTGACCGCCATTACAGGCATTAAGCAGTCCACGGTGTATGAGGATCAGCGGTGTCAGGCCCTTGTGACCTCTCTCAAAGACTGTCTAGTCTCCATCCAGGCCAACTTCGGAGTCAG gaaCAGCCGACGTTCTCAGAACAGAGAGAGGGACTGGGACAGGGATCGTGAGAGGGAGGAGTCCCATGAGTGGGAAGCCGCCGGAATGTCCCGCAGGTACAGAGAACGTTCCTGGAGCGGGGAGAGGGGAGGAATGCGGGAACGAGACAAGCATAGAGACCACAGAGACAGATACCGCTAG
- the LOC130111359 gene encoding cleavage and polyadenylation specificity factor subunit 7-like isoform X1 — protein MAATAEATTSSMSKRALTVLCGDKELSSEDGDFDQTAEASDLYDAVLTGSFNQMKEVHSKVEKPAYKEALARVESHASTVNIYSGRSFKKFSLYIGNFTWWTSDRDLVDLASTLGVNDIHDIKFAENGVNGQSRGYAKVVVSTEESLKILLRDIPTCRLNGENLKCCDSHGDLGAFQAMAEKRIPLRANSKGSIEFDVGNGVPTSTPQQPGPPIIPPCLPPPPLANKFPSPYTPFYNHPPPPLPYIMPNAPPSFPPYPLPVHMDHVTSQPPPNLHINPGFFNPAHDSHNRKEYSQQKHMDQPSNPALEELINKNRAITSKAITKAVSGATSGDLRLAIETLLTAITGIKQSTVYEDQRCQALVTSLKDCLVSIQANFGVRNSRRSQNRERDWDRDREREESHEWEAAGMSRRYRERSWSGERGGMRERDKHRDHRDRYR, from the exons ATGGCTGCCACGGCAGAAGCCACCACCAGTAGCATGTCGAAGAGGGCTCTGACGGTGCTGTGCGGCGACAAAGAGCTCAGCAGCGAG GATGGTGATTTTGACCAAACTGCTGAGGCAAGTGATCTTTATGACGCTGTTCTAACTGGCTCATTCAATCAGATGAAGGAGGTGCATTCAAAAGTCGAGAAACCGGCTTATAAGGAAGCCCTAGCCAGAGTGGAGAGCCATGCGTCAACAGTGAACATCTACAGTGGAAGAAGCTTTAAGAAATTTTCTTTATATATTGGCAATTTCACCTGG TGGACATCTGACAGAGACCTCGTTGACTTGGCCTCTACACTGGGAGTGAACGACATTCATGACATCAAATTTGCAGAAAATGGTGTCAATGGCCAGTCAAGAGG CTATGCAAAAGTGGTGGTGTCCACAGAAGAGTCACTGAAGATATTGTTGCGTGATATACCAACTTGTCGACTAAATGGGGAAAACCTCAAGTGCTGTGACAGTCATGGAGACCTTGGTGCATTTCAGGCGATGGCAGAAAAAC GTATTCCCCTGCGGGCTAATTCAAAAGGTTCCATAGAATTTGACGTTGGGAACGGGGTCCCCACATCAACACCTCAGCAGCCCGGCCCTCCGATCATACCCCCTTGCTTGCCCCCTCCCCCTCTGGCGAATAAATTCCCTTCACCATACACCCCTTTCTATAACCATCCCCCTCCTCCTTTGCCATATATTATGCCAAATGCACCTCCATCATTCCCACCCTACCCGTTACCCGTTCATATGGACCATGTCACCAGCCAGCCACCCCCAAATCTTCATATTAATCCAGGATTCTTCAATCCAGCTCATGATAGCCACAACAGAAAGGAATATAGCCAGCAAAA ACACATGGATCAACCTTCAAATCCAGCTCTTGAGGAGCTAATTAACAAAAACAGAGCGATTACCAGCAAGGCCATCACAAAGGCTGTGTCAGGAGCAACGTCTG GAGACTTGCGACTGGCCATAGAGACTCTTTTGACCGCCATTACAGGCATTAAGCAGTCCACGGTGTATGAGGATCAGCGGTGTCAGGCCCTTGTGACCTCTCTCAAAGACTGTCTAGTCTCCATCCAGGCCAACTTCGGAGTCAG gaaCAGCCGACGTTCTCAGAACAGAGAGAGGGACTGGGACAGGGATCGTGAGAGGGAGGAGTCCCATGAGTGGGAAGCCGCCGGAATGTCCCGCAGGTACAGAGAACGTTCCTGGAGCGGGGAGAGGGGAGGAATGCGGGAACGAGACAAGCATAGAGACCACAGAGACAGATACCGCTAG